A DNA window from Mycolicibacter hiberniae contains the following coding sequences:
- a CDS encoding very short patch repair endonuclease: MTESWASSEHARLTMRANRSRDTKPELAVRRLVHAMGLRYRVDFPPLPSNRRMRADLVFTRARVAVFIDGCFWHGCPDHHTVARTNAEFWATKVLGNRTRDERTNAVLTDAGWTVLRFWEHEDPSTAAQAIREVVESTRLG; the protein is encoded by the coding sequence GTGACGGAGTCGTGGGCATCGAGCGAGCACGCCCGGCTCACGATGCGTGCCAATCGCAGCAGGGACACCAAGCCTGAGCTCGCGGTGCGTCGGTTGGTGCACGCAATGGGCCTGCGGTATCGCGTCGACTTCCCGCCGCTCCCCTCAAACCGCCGAATGCGCGCCGACCTGGTGTTCACCCGCGCCCGGGTCGCGGTCTTCATCGACGGCTGCTTCTGGCATGGCTGCCCTGATCACCACACAGTGGCCCGCACCAATGCGGAGTTCTGGGCGACGAAGGTGTTGGGCAACCGCACCCGTGATGAACGGACGAATGCTGTGCTGACCGACGCGGGGTGGACCGTCCTGCGCTTTTGGGAACACGAGGACCCGAGTACCGCCGCGCAGGCGATAAGGGAGGTGGTCGAATCGACCAGGTTGGGTTAG